A DNA window from Bradyrhizobium sp. CCBAU 53421 contains the following coding sequences:
- a CDS encoding phosphocholine cytidylyltransferase family protein, with protein sequence MANNAPKKAVILAAGMGSRLRPLTDLRPKPLVEVNGVPILHNALRNLREVGVVEATIVVGYRKDAIQYACDRRYANMDINYIENAAFERTGSAYSLWLARDCLLSTDCYLLEGDVFFEKDVLGQLMIEQATDAAAVAPFTAMMEGSAVVLSDSGLISAIHVKQTSASLASAAAPLFKTINVLRFAASTLRSTIVPALDEIIGSGATRSYTEELLAFLIERRGLQLAAVRCDDLKWYEIDTAGDLEIAERIFASRSTFRPPKAPQNS encoded by the coding sequence ATGGCAAATAACGCGCCCAAGAAAGCAGTGATTCTCGCCGCCGGCATGGGCTCTCGCCTGAGACCGTTGACGGATCTGCGACCGAAACCGTTGGTCGAGGTCAACGGCGTTCCGATCCTCCATAACGCACTTCGCAACCTGCGAGAAGTCGGCGTGGTTGAGGCGACAATCGTTGTTGGCTACCGAAAGGACGCCATTCAATATGCGTGCGATCGTCGCTACGCCAATATGGACATCAACTATATCGAAAATGCCGCGTTCGAGCGTACTGGAAGTGCCTATTCATTGTGGCTCGCGCGCGACTGTCTACTGTCCACCGATTGCTATCTTCTCGAAGGGGACGTCTTCTTCGAAAAGGATGTTCTAGGACAATTGATGATAGAGCAGGCCACTGATGCTGCTGCCGTGGCTCCTTTCACGGCAATGATGGAAGGTTCAGCAGTTGTGCTGTCGGATAGCGGGTTGATTTCCGCAATTCACGTCAAACAGACCTCGGCCAGTCTCGCTAGTGCTGCCGCGCCCCTCTTCAAGACCATCAATGTGCTGAGGTTCGCGGCATCGACGCTGCGAAGCACGATTGTGCCGGCGCTCGACGAGATCATCGGCTCCGGCGCAACGCGATCCTATACCGAGGAACTTCTCGCCTTCCTGATTGAACGACGCGGGCTGCAGCTCGCGGCTGTCCGATGCGACGATCTAAAGTGGTATGAGATCGACACGGCTGGCGACCTAGAGATTGCCGAACGCATCTTCGCGAGCAGGTCAACGTTTCGGCCGCCCAAAGCTCCGCAAAATAGTTGA
- a CDS encoding Lrp/AsnC family transcriptional regulator — MQYDRIDARILEIVQKNNRLTSEVIGEMAGLSPTACQRRLKRLRSEGIIQADVSIVSPKAVGRPIQVLALVTMERESADIIDRFKKAIKSSVDIVNGFYVTGDADFVLYITARTMEDYEQFTRSFFYENRDIKGFKTMVILDRVKAGFAVPVELPPED, encoded by the coding sequence ATGCAGTATGATCGGATAGACGCCCGCATTCTCGAGATCGTGCAAAAGAACAATCGGCTAACGTCCGAGGTGATCGGCGAGATGGCCGGCCTTTCTCCTACCGCGTGCCAACGGCGATTGAAGAGGCTACGCTCAGAAGGCATCATCCAGGCTGATGTCTCCATCGTCTCGCCGAAGGCGGTCGGAAGACCAATTCAAGTGCTTGCCCTCGTCACCATGGAGCGGGAAAGCGCCGACATCATCGATCGGTTCAAGAAGGCCATCAAATCATCAGTTGACATTGTCAATGGCTTCTATGTTACGGGTGACGCGGACTTCGTCTTGTACATCACCGCCCGGACCATGGAAGATTACGAGCAATTTACGCGCTCCTTCTTCTATGAAAATCGAGACATCAAAGGTTTCAAGACGATGGTCATCTTGGATCGAGTAAAGGCTGGCTTTGCTGTTCCAGTTGAACTTCCGCCGGAGGACTGA
- a CDS encoding Crp/Fnr family transcriptional regulator: MTDRVPAVLETLDCSAAAALKQLPGTRPTLPLSPAKRPAKRPFVKNAILARLSVPDLAAIGECLEPFILKERMILQEPKKQVEHVYFLETGLVSLRVVAAGTMLETAVIGYRGVVGASFLWGGHLSSHQSVVIFPGSAHRIRVEDLRRVMKVHPEVRDHLFDYVQALTFQCVQAGLCGVRHHREQRLASWLCLASEAVDARVLPVTHDYLSSVLGLRRAGVTETLIRFEEQGLLRKMRGVLQIDDHKALEQKACCCYKLVSAAYASSQSAISAQEQAS; the protein is encoded by the coding sequence ATGACCGATCGCGTGCCCGCAGTCCTGGAAACGCTCGATTGCTCGGCCGCCGCGGCTCTCAAACAGCTGCCCGGCACACGGCCGACGCTTCCTCTGTCGCCTGCGAAGCGTCCTGCGAAACGGCCCTTCGTCAAGAACGCCATCCTGGCCCGTCTTTCTGTGCCGGACCTTGCGGCAATAGGGGAGTGCCTTGAGCCTTTCATCCTAAAAGAGCGTATGATTCTACAGGAGCCGAAGAAGCAGGTCGAGCATGTCTACTTTCTCGAAACGGGCCTCGTCTCGTTGAGAGTCGTGGCCGCGGGAACCATGCTCGAAACAGCAGTCATCGGGTATCGGGGCGTTGTCGGAGCTTCCTTTTTGTGGGGAGGGCATCTTTCCAGTCATCAATCTGTCGTTATTTTCCCTGGAAGCGCGCACCGCATCCGGGTGGAGGATTTGCGTCGGGTGATGAAGGTGCATCCTGAGGTCCGCGACCATCTGTTTGATTATGTTCAAGCGTTGACCTTTCAGTGCGTACAGGCGGGATTATGCGGGGTTCGGCATCATCGTGAACAAAGGCTCGCGAGCTGGCTCTGCCTGGCAAGCGAGGCTGTTGACGCCCGCGTACTGCCGGTGACCCATGACTATCTATCGTCCGTGCTGGGACTGCGCCGCGCCGGCGTAACCGAGACGCTAATCCGGTTTGAGGAGCAAGGGCTACTTCGCAAGATGCGCGGCGTCTTGCAGATCGATGACCACAAAGCCCTGGAGCAAAAAGCGTGTTGTTGTTACAAGCTCGTCTCGGCCGCTTATGCCTCCTCGCAATCCGCGATCTCAGCACAAGAACAAGCGAGCTAG
- a CDS encoding DUF2130 domain-containing protein — MIEPTITCPKCSSEIKLTESLAAPLLEQAEKKFHSQLAAKDAEFARKSEEIRAQQHEVAIAREQIDELVATKLKSERSQIAASEARKAREAAALELENKDREAAELRELLARNNEKLAAAQKDQAELLRKQREIEDAQRELDLTVQKKVHEELAHVRAKAKQEAEDELKLKVSEKDHQIAGMARTIEELKRKAEQTSQQVQGEVLELELEDVLKARFPTDIIEPVAKGELGADVVQRVNGAIGTPAGVILWESKRTKNWSDGWLPKLRDDQRRCGADVALVISNVLPKEVENFDFIDGIWIAHPRCAVPVAVALRQSLVAVNGARSMQQGQLSKAEEVYRYLTGKGFRQRLEAIVERFNDMREDLDKERKFMTRLWAKRESQLSSVVESTIGMYGDLQGIAGKAMPEIESFDMPLLDGPDAKAQRS; from the coding sequence ATGATAGAGCCGACCATCACCTGCCCGAAATGCAGCAGCGAGATCAAGCTGACCGAATCGCTCGCGGCCCCATTGCTCGAGCAGGCCGAGAAGAAATTCCATAGCCAGCTCGCAGCCAAGGACGCCGAGTTCGCAAGGAAATCTGAAGAAATTCGGGCACAGCAGCATGAGGTTGCCATCGCCCGCGAGCAGATCGACGAGCTGGTGGCGACCAAGCTGAAAAGCGAACGGTCTCAAATTGCCGCCAGCGAAGCCAGAAAGGCTCGTGAGGCGGCGGCCCTGGAACTCGAAAACAAGGACAGGGAAGCGGCTGAACTGAGAGAGCTGCTGGCGAGGAACAACGAGAAGCTTGCCGCAGCTCAAAAAGACCAGGCGGAGCTCTTGCGCAAGCAGCGCGAAATTGAGGACGCTCAAAGAGAGCTGGACCTGACTGTCCAGAAGAAGGTCCACGAGGAGCTTGCCCATGTGAGGGCAAAGGCCAAGCAGGAGGCCGAGGACGAGCTGAAGCTCAAGGTCTCAGAAAAGGATCATCAAATCGCCGGCATGGCACGCACGATCGAAGAGCTGAAGCGAAAGGCGGAGCAGACGTCACAGCAGGTCCAAGGAGAGGTCCTCGAGCTTGAACTGGAAGACGTACTCAAGGCGCGGTTTCCAACGGATATAATCGAGCCGGTTGCCAAGGGCGAACTCGGCGCCGACGTCGTTCAGCGTGTTAATGGCGCAATCGGAACGCCCGCGGGGGTTATCCTTTGGGAATCAAAGCGTACCAAGAACTGGTCGGACGGATGGCTACCCAAGCTGCGCGATGACCAAAGACGGTGCGGGGCCGATGTTGCTTTGGTCATCTCGAACGTTCTTCCGAAAGAGGTCGAAAATTTTGACTTCATCGATGGCATTTGGATTGCCCACCCGCGCTGCGCGGTTCCGGTGGCGGTAGCCCTCCGGCAATCGCTTGTAGCGGTCAACGGCGCTCGTTCCATGCAGCAGGGCCAGCTTAGCAAGGCTGAGGAAGTTTATCGGTATCTGACCGGTAAGGGATTCCGACAACGCCTGGAGGCTATCGTTGAGCGCTTCAATGATATGCGCGAAGATCTGGATAAGGAGCGCAAGTTCATGACGCGCTTATGGGCAAAGCGCGAGAGCCAATTGAGCAGTGTCGTTGAATCCACGATCGGAATGTATGGAGATCTCCAAGGCATCGCCGGCAAAGCTATGCCCGAGATAGAGAGCTTCGACATGCCGCTGCTGGATGGTCCTGACGCCAAGGCACAGCGATCGTAG
- a CDS encoding MFS transporter, whose protein sequence is MIDSVKAKSHGRDAITAPLRHATFRRIWLASLLSNVGTLIQGVGAAWAMTQMASSADQVALVQTALLLPVMLISVPAGAIADMYDRRIVGLVSLGIALAGAILLTLVTWLDLTTPNILLMLCFVVGSGMALMGPAWQSSVSEQIPLEEQLPAAIALNSISYNIARSVGPAIGGAVVAAAGAMAAFALNALFYLPLMVALLLWKRKSTPSRLPPERLSRAMVSGVRYISNSPPIKIVLTRTLVTGVAGGAITALMPLVARDILHGDAQTYGIMLGAFGFGAVVGALTITELRKKMSGEAAIRTCALCMAMAMVAVALSREPALTVTALVLAGAVWTMVWMIFNIGVQLSAPRWVAGRSLAAYQAAGTGGMAIGSWGWGYLTDAAGVQNALLVAAVLMLASPLIGRWLPMPRVGARGEKEAELLADPEVRLPLSGRSGPLVVEIEYRIAPHNARTFHNIMQDVQLSRQRNGAYGWSIARDIADPELWTERYHCPTWLDYLRWRNRSTQSERALEQRAAHFHIGPAPIRVRRMLERPFGSVRSEDQPPENGPGKTRPEIENPTKQMRIRPLPPAKGPACDHYGGFSCRLLS, encoded by the coding sequence ATGATCGATTCAGTCAAAGCCAAGTCGCATGGGCGCGACGCCATCACGGCGCCGCTGCGGCACGCGACGTTCCGACGCATCTGGCTGGCAAGCCTTCTGTCGAACGTCGGCACCTTGATTCAAGGGGTTGGCGCCGCCTGGGCGATGACACAGATGGCGTCTTCGGCTGATCAAGTCGCGTTGGTGCAGACCGCTTTGCTGCTGCCGGTAATGCTGATTTCGGTGCCTGCCGGAGCGATCGCCGATATGTATGACCGGCGCATCGTAGGGCTGGTCTCGCTCGGCATAGCCCTGGCCGGCGCGATCCTCCTCACGCTGGTCACTTGGCTTGACCTGACCACACCGAACATCTTGCTCATGCTATGCTTCGTTGTCGGCAGCGGCATGGCGCTGATGGGGCCGGCTTGGCAATCGTCGGTTAGCGAACAGATTCCTTTGGAAGAGCAACTGCCTGCGGCTATCGCGCTGAACAGCATCAGCTACAATATCGCGCGAAGCGTCGGTCCGGCGATCGGCGGAGCCGTTGTCGCGGCCGCGGGTGCCATGGCTGCATTTGCGCTCAACGCTTTGTTCTATTTGCCTCTGATGGTCGCGTTGCTTCTTTGGAAGCGCAAGAGTACGCCCTCGCGCCTGCCGCCAGAGCGATTGAGCCGCGCAATGGTTTCTGGCGTGCGCTATATCAGCAATTCGCCGCCGATCAAAATTGTGCTAACTCGTACTTTGGTGACCGGCGTCGCTGGGGGCGCGATCACTGCGCTGATGCCGCTTGTGGCGCGCGATATTCTGCATGGCGACGCCCAAACCTACGGCATCATGCTCGGCGCCTTTGGCTTCGGTGCGGTGGTTGGCGCATTGACCATCACCGAACTGCGAAAAAAAATGAGCGGCGAGGCCGCGATCCGCACCTGCGCGCTGTGCATGGCCATGGCAATGGTCGCCGTCGCGCTAAGTCGCGAGCCGGCCCTGACTGTGACAGCACTCGTCCTCGCGGGCGCCGTGTGGACGATGGTCTGGATGATATTCAACATTGGCGTGCAGCTGTCGGCGCCCCGTTGGGTGGCCGGGCGATCTCTTGCCGCATATCAGGCGGCGGGCACAGGTGGGATGGCCATCGGCAGCTGGGGGTGGGGTTATCTGACTGACGCGGCCGGCGTCCAGAACGCACTGTTGGTTGCGGCCGTCCTGATGCTCGCTTCGCCCCTCATTGGCCGTTGGCTACCGATGCCCCGTGTCGGAGCGCGAGGGGAGAAAGAGGCCGAGCTGCTGGCCGATCCCGAGGTGCGCCTGCCTTTGAGCGGGCGCAGTGGGCCGCTCGTCGTCGAAATCGAATATCGCATTGCGCCGCACAATGCACGGACGTTTCATAATATCATGCAGGACGTGCAACTGTCTCGCCAGCGCAACGGCGCCTATGGCTGGTCGATCGCGCGCGATATTGCTGATCCGGAGTTGTGGACCGAGCGCTATCATTGCCCGACGTGGCTCGATTACTTGCGGTGGCGGAACCGCTCCACCCAATCGGAACGGGCACTGGAGCAGCGGGCGGCTCACTTCCACATTGGCCCTGCGCCGATACGCGTCCGTCGCATGCTGGAGAGGCCGTTCGGCTCAGTACGATCAGAGGACCAGCCGCCCGAGAACGGGCCCGGCAAAACGCGGCCGGAGATCGAAAACCCAACAAAGCAGATGAGAATCCGTCCACTCCCGCCGGCCAAGGGACCAGCTTGCGACCATTATGGGGGCTTTAGCTGCCGCCTGCTCAGCTAG
- a CDS encoding ATP-dependent endonuclease, whose translation MKIKSICIKNFRSFKDMVVDLDDYTAFVGPNGAGKSTVLCALNIFFRQTEEAPTNLIELEVEDFHNGNVEQPIEITLTFHDLEPEAQADFSEYYRSGILIVSALAEFNETTRKATVRQFAKRSAMMEFSEFFRKYNDGASAGDLAAIYEGIRESHPAFGLPKKGSKEANRQALRSYEEGHPERCVLIDSEDQFYGFSKGGDRLSRYIQWVHVPAVKDATKENVEGRNTALGKLLARTVRSKVNFDGEIASLRDSTLDAYKKIIQKQQTALDDLSRALTAKLGEWAHPEAAARLEWTEDPLKSVQIADPTARLFASEGAFSGDLARFGHGLQRSYLLALLQELAATNEAAQPRLILGCEEPELYQHPPQARHLASVFKKLSQNNAQILVSTHSPHFVSGRHFEHVRLVRRDEAKRESSIRWTTCENVVQRLSVIFGEKVTPIEAERAQLHQALQPHINEMFFTQKLVLVEGLEDTAYITAWMTYSKLWDDYRKSGCNIVATNGKSSIIEPLLIAKELGIPTFVVFDADGNEQNVGRRNLHKIDNLKILTLLDGDLTVPFPVNPVWTNRYAVWPENLGSILKQEVGAALWETSYSAATKGLGNPSGSFVKNTVHIGDHLAILRENGAKIPTLDRLCAAILALA comes from the coding sequence TTGAAGATCAAGTCTATTTGCATCAAGAATTTTCGCTCTTTCAAGGACATGGTCGTTGACCTCGATGATTACACGGCTTTCGTGGGGCCGAACGGCGCCGGAAAGTCGACCGTTCTCTGCGCGCTGAATATCTTTTTCCGCCAGACCGAAGAAGCTCCGACAAATCTGATCGAGCTCGAGGTGGAGGATTTTCACAACGGCAACGTTGAACAGCCGATCGAGATCACATTAACCTTCCACGATCTTGAACCAGAGGCTCAAGCCGACTTCTCCGAATACTATCGTTCGGGCATTTTGATCGTCTCAGCGCTGGCGGAGTTCAATGAGACCACGCGTAAGGCAACGGTCCGCCAGTTCGCTAAACGAAGCGCAATGATGGAGTTCAGCGAATTCTTCCGCAAATACAACGACGGGGCGTCAGCGGGGGATTTAGCGGCGATCTATGAGGGGATTCGAGAGAGCCACCCTGCGTTTGGCCTTCCCAAAAAGGGCAGTAAGGAAGCCAATAGACAGGCGCTTCGATCCTATGAAGAAGGTCATCCTGAACGATGCGTTCTGATCGATAGCGAAGATCAATTCTACGGATTCAGCAAAGGTGGCGACCGCCTGTCGCGCTATATCCAATGGGTTCACGTTCCTGCTGTCAAGGACGCGACAAAGGAAAACGTTGAGGGACGCAACACGGCTCTTGGCAAGCTCCTCGCCCGGACTGTGCGCTCTAAAGTCAATTTTGACGGAGAGATCGCTTCTCTGCGAGACTCCACACTCGACGCCTACAAGAAGATTATCCAGAAACAGCAAACCGCGTTGGACGATCTGTCGCGAGCTCTGACAGCAAAGCTTGGAGAATGGGCGCATCCGGAGGCTGCCGCACGGCTGGAGTGGACCGAGGATCCGCTCAAGTCAGTACAAATCGCCGACCCCACGGCGCGGCTATTTGCCAGCGAAGGGGCCTTTTCAGGTGATCTTGCCAGGTTTGGGCATGGCCTTCAGCGATCCTATCTGCTGGCTCTGCTACAAGAGCTCGCCGCTACAAATGAAGCCGCGCAGCCTAGGCTCATTCTGGGGTGCGAGGAGCCGGAGCTATATCAACACCCTCCGCAAGCACGCCATTTGGCATCGGTCTTCAAGAAACTAAGTCAAAACAACGCGCAAATCCTGGTTTCGACGCATAGTCCGCATTTCGTTTCGGGACGGCATTTTGAACATGTGCGCCTGGTTCGAAGGGACGAGGCAAAAAGGGAGTCCAGCATACGCTGGACAACGTGTGAGAACGTCGTCCAACGATTGTCCGTGATCTTCGGAGAAAAGGTGACGCCGATCGAGGCGGAGCGTGCGCAGCTCCATCAAGCTCTGCAGCCTCACATTAATGAGATGTTTTTCACCCAGAAACTGGTGCTCGTGGAAGGCCTGGAAGATACGGCCTACATCACAGCCTGGATGACATACTCAAAACTCTGGGATGATTATCGCAAGTCAGGATGCAACATCGTCGCCACGAATGGAAAGAGCTCAATCATAGAGCCCCTGCTCATAGCCAAGGAACTCGGCATTCCAACGTTCGTCGTCTTTGATGCTGATGGAAACGAGCAAAACGTTGGGCGTCGCAACCTTCACAAAATTGACAATCTGAAGATCCTCACCCTGCTGGACGGCGATCTGACCGTGCCATTTCCAGTTAATCCGGTGTGGACGAACAGATACGCCGTGTGGCCCGAGAATCTTGGCTCGATCCTCAAGCAGGAGGTTGGAGCTGCCCTTTGGGAGACTTCCTATTCGGCAGCCACCAAAGGATTGGGCAATCCTTCCGGCAGCTTTGTCAAGAATACCGTGCACATCGGCGATCATCTGGCGATCTTGAGAGAAAACGGCGCGAAAATTCCCACACTGGACCGGCTGTGTGCGGCGATCCTGGCTTTGGCTTGA
- a CDS encoding glycoside hydrolase family 18 protein, protein MVAGYVAPWKARTNGPNIKTIPARELTHLMYAFGTVSAEGRAELADRCVDAGACNGTAPAAPFGGNFAQLAELKQDNPQLRILISLGGWNGSKYFSAAAATPLSRARFAQSVIDAFLRPYPGLFDGVDIDWEFPVSGGRPDNLARPEDRANFTLLIAELRRRLTDLAASERRELELAIAVSAVPDKLANLEAAALARLVDRFHLMAYDYHAGSAFAAFNAPLFACAGDPNPDLNVDASVNGLVRAGVPPAKVALGIAFYGRAVANVPQQNGGLFQTGATASEEWGGSDGIDYRDLVGRRPEEHGFRRFWSDEAQVPWLYDAERRIWISYDDPLSVVRKAMYARARALAGIMIWDLFADDGSLLAALRTGTLPSQKSE, encoded by the coding sequence GTGGTCGCCGGCTATGTTGCCCCCTGGAAAGCCCGGACGAACGGTCCGAACATCAAGACGATCCCGGCTCGCGAGCTGACCCACTTGATGTATGCGTTCGGTACCGTTTCGGCAGAAGGACGGGCTGAACTTGCCGATCGCTGCGTGGATGCGGGAGCCTGCAACGGAACCGCGCCGGCGGCTCCGTTCGGCGGCAATTTTGCCCAGCTCGCCGAATTGAAGCAAGACAATCCGCAGCTTCGAATTCTGATTTCACTGGGCGGTTGGAATGGATCGAAGTATTTCTCGGCAGCGGCCGCCACGCCGCTCTCACGCGCGCGGTTCGCGCAATCCGTGATCGATGCGTTCTTACGGCCGTATCCCGGCCTGTTCGACGGCGTGGATATCGATTGGGAGTTTCCCGTCTCAGGGGGGCGTCCAGATAATCTCGCGCGCCCTGAGGATCGTGCGAATTTCACGCTTTTGATCGCGGAGCTCCGCCGAAGACTCACCGACCTTGCTGCATCGGAGCGTAGGGAGCTTGAGCTCGCCATTGCAGTGTCGGCCGTCCCAGACAAGCTTGCCAATCTGGAGGCAGCCGCTCTGGCCAGGCTGGTAGACCGATTTCATCTAATGGCCTACGACTATCATGCAGGCTCGGCCTTTGCCGCTTTCAATGCACCGCTGTTCGCCTGCGCCGGCGATCCAAATCCTGATCTCAACGTCGATGCAAGTGTGAATGGCTTAGTCCGGGCCGGGGTACCGCCAGCCAAGGTCGCACTCGGGATAGCCTTCTATGGCCGAGCTGTTGCGAATGTTCCGCAACAGAACGGCGGGCTCTTCCAAACAGGGGCGACAGCGAGTGAGGAGTGGGGAGGGAGCGACGGCATCGATTACCGGGATCTCGTCGGCAGGCGCCCGGAAGAGCATGGCTTTCGCCGGTTTTGGAGCGACGAGGCCCAGGTGCCTTGGCTCTATGACGCAGAGCGGCGCATATGGATCAGCTACGACGATCCGCTCTCCGTCGTACGCAAAGCGATGTACGCGCGTGCGCGCGCACTCGCCGGGATCATGATCTGGGATCTGTTTGCCGACGACGGTTCGTTGCTCGCGGCACTTCGCACCGGCACCCTTCCTTCGCAAAAATCCGAATAG
- a CDS encoding KTSC domain-containing protein — protein MDYVRVRSSSVSAVGYDDQAKVLAVQFVNGSEYHYLAVPKPLFEGLKAAPSVGTYLNAYIKDAGYQFRRVR, from the coding sequence ATGGATTACGTAAGGGTGCGTTCTAGCAGCGTGAGCGCGGTTGGGTACGATGACCAAGCAAAAGTCTTGGCCGTGCAATTTGTCAATGGCAGTGAATACCACTACCTGGCTGTACCCAAGCCTCTGTTCGAAGGCCTCAAAGCAGCCCCTTCGGTAGGCACTTACCTGAATGCATATATCAAGGACGCCGGTTACCAATTCAGGCGAGTCAGATAG
- a CDS encoding cold-shock protein — MAMGIVKWFNPAKGYGFIRPEDDGPDVFVHISAVEKAGYTGLEEGARVSYELKANRSGKMSAENIRVG; from the coding sequence GTGGCAATGGGCATTGTGAAATGGTTTAATCCGGCCAAGGGATATGGCTTCATCAGACCGGAAGATGATGGGCCTGATGTATTCGTGCACATCAGCGCGGTTGAAAAGGCCGGCTATACCGGACTGGAAGAGGGCGCACGGGTCAGCTACGAGCTAAAGGCCAATCGCTCGGGCAAAATGTCTGCCGAAAACATCCGGGTCGGCTAA
- a CDS encoding CDP-alcohol phosphatidyltransferase family protein, giving the protein MIGYLADCANAITAFAHLFAVIGVCLALNGRLELGAAAMLWTWFLDHWDGHVARKTSHLRRPGMAAFGKSFDGFADFIHGVWFPAIIILLVDDGSLLSFVASLALVMAGAIRLSYFENVGLTTDAKFIGIPVSYGTPLVALMLLVRPLMAEQTFRALLPLAFSALAVLHVSDFVQVPAIRGRGVPIATMAAIALSLALVTMALI; this is encoded by the coding sequence ATGATCGGATATTTGGCCGATTGTGCAAATGCCATTACCGCGTTCGCCCATCTGTTTGCTGTCATTGGCGTCTGCCTGGCTCTCAATGGCCGACTGGAGCTCGGCGCCGCGGCGATGCTCTGGACCTGGTTTTTAGATCATTGGGACGGGCATGTGGCCCGAAAAACCAGTCACCTTCGTCGTCCAGGAATGGCGGCGTTCGGAAAGAGCTTCGATGGCTTTGCCGATTTCATCCATGGTGTCTGGTTCCCTGCCATTATCATCCTGCTCGTTGATGATGGTTCGCTGCTCTCATTTGTTGCCAGCCTCGCGCTGGTCATGGCGGGCGCGATCAGATTGAGTTATTTCGAGAACGTTGGATTGACGACGGACGCGAAATTCATCGGCATCCCGGTTTCATATGGCACACCGTTGGTTGCTCTGATGTTGCTGGTTCGGCCGCTCATGGCGGAGCAAACCTTCCGGGCGCTGTTGCCACTTGCTTTTTCAGCGCTTGCGGTTCTCCATGTCAGCGACTTTGTCCAAGTTCCGGCAATCCGGGGCCGCGGGGTCCCCATTGCGACGATGGCAGCGATTGCGTTGTCGCTGGCGCTCGTGACCATGGCCTTGATCTAG
- a CDS encoding isocitrate lyase/phosphoenolpyruvate mutase family protein: MEAHDGLSAAIAARAGFKGLWASGLSIACSLGYRDANEASWRELVDAVERIVDSSQLPVLVDADGGFGNFNNARLLARKLRERGAAGIALEDSCYPKVNSFVGDRHPLAGIDEFCGRLRAVKDTAAKDLILVARIEALIAGYEMHEAIARAHAYREAGADAIIIHSRSSSADQILAFTRAWQNRLPVVIVPTKYFRTPTCEYRRARISTVIWANHSVRAAAAAMRKVCGRIFAEQSAASVDSDIAPLDELFELFGYDELAKAEARYLHPDELQQ, translated from the coding sequence ATGGAGGCGCATGACGGCCTCTCCGCCGCGATTGCCGCGCGTGCGGGGTTCAAGGGACTTTGGGCATCAGGTCTATCGATCGCCTGTTCCCTCGGCTACCGCGATGCGAACGAAGCATCCTGGAGGGAGCTCGTCGACGCCGTCGAGCGGATCGTGGATTCAAGCCAGCTTCCGGTTCTCGTTGATGCCGATGGCGGCTTTGGCAATTTCAACAACGCCAGGTTGCTGGCGCGCAAACTGCGCGAGCGCGGCGCGGCCGGAATTGCCCTGGAGGACAGCTGTTATCCGAAAGTAAATTCGTTCGTTGGCGATCGTCATCCGCTCGCTGGCATCGATGAGTTCTGTGGCCGGTTGCGCGCCGTCAAGGACACGGCCGCGAAGGATCTTATCCTGGTCGCTCGGATCGAAGCGCTCATCGCGGGCTACGAGATGCACGAGGCCATCGCACGTGCTCACGCATACCGGGAAGCCGGCGCAGATGCGATCATCATTCATTCGCGAAGCAGCTCCGCCGACCAAATCCTTGCGTTCACACGCGCATGGCAGAACAGACTGCCAGTCGTGATCGTGCCGACGAAGTATTTTCGGACACCGACCTGCGAGTATCGTCGCGCCCGCATCTCGACGGTCATTTGGGCTAATCATTCCGTGCGAGCCGCAGCGGCCGCAATGCGAAAGGTCTGCGGCCGCATCTTCGCTGAACAGAGCGCCGCTTCCGTCGATTCGGATATCGCTCCCCTCGACGAGCTCTTCGAACTGTTTGGCTACGATGAACTTGCGAAGGCGGAAGCGCGATACCTTCATCCTGATGAGCTCCAGCAATAG